The window TCCAGCCAAGGCTCAGGGACACGTTATGGCCGAGATCCATCGTTTCGACGTTGACCACTTTGAACATGACGACCTACCGCAACCTGCCGTGGCCCTGATGTTGGAAACCCAGCGTAACGACAGCGAATCGGCGGTGCATCAGCATCGCAAGGGCCAACTGGTGGTGGCCTACCGGGGCGGTATCGTCTGTACCGTGGAGGATGGCGTATGGATGGTGCCCTCCGGTTTCGGAGTATGGATTCCCGGTGGGGTTGCCCACAGCAATCGGGTGACCGCCAATGGGCAGGTATTCTTTCTGTTCGTGGAGCCTGGCGCCGCCTCCATGCCGGAGCACTGCTGTACGCTGGCGCTGTCATCGCTGATCCTGGAGCTGATTATCCATTTGAGCGGCCAGGTGCAGACCTACCCGGACAACAGCTCCACCGCCCGGCTGGTCGGTGTGCTGCTTGAACAACTGGAGCAGGCCCCTTCTGAACAGCTCTACTTGCCGCTACCGGCTTCCCCTCGGTTACGCACTATTGCCCGCAGCCTGGCGCAAGATCCCTCAAACCGTGCGACCGTGGCCGAGTGGGCAAGGCATGTGGCGATGAGCGAACGTTCGCTGGCACGTTTGATCAAGGGCGAAACAGGCCTGAGCTTCGGCCAATGGCGCAAGCAATGGCAGATCATCGTCGCACTGCAGAGCCTCGCAGAGGGCGAGTCGGTACAGCAGACCGCCGAAGCGCTTGGCTATGAATCGGTGAGTTCGTTCATCACCATGTTCCGCAAGACGCTGGGCGAGCCACCGGCGCGGTATGTGCGCGGCACGGCGGTACGCCAATACGCGAGGGGGTCGCGAACGCTGGAGTAAGGGGAAGCGATTGGGCCAGGTGCGCTACAACCATTGGGTCCATATCGACGCCAAGACGATAAAGCTCGTGCCGGGATTTTGCGTTGCACAATGGCTTCCACTGGGCAGCGGCCCGGCAGAGATGCGCAGAGGGTAGGGGGAGAGCGGGGAGCGCTGCTTTGGCTTCCCGCTGCCCATGAAGCGTCAGTGCGATCAGCCGCGGGCGCTGATCGCCTGTCCACCCAGGACCTGATCCATCCTCAACTGCGCCAGCTCAATCAGGTGCACAACGCCCATCGCGACCTTGCGATTGGGTCCGGTCTGGTTGTCGGCGTTCTCGTAGGCCGTGGCCGCGGCCGACTGCAGGATCGAGTGGATGTCGACCAGGGTTTCTTCCTGGGCGAGCATTACTGGCGCGTGGCAGGGTGGTGACACAGTGGGCGGAGGAGTGGGCTCTGCACTCGCATCTGGGCCGAGGTTGTGGTGGGCCAGTGCCCGGTCGGCAATGCGGGAATCGATGCTTGTCAGCTTGGGCTTTGCTGGCGGATTGGGAGTTGGTTTGAACATGATTTGATAACTCCAAGTGCTTGATGGAGGCTGTCACCATCGCTGCTAAACGAGAGGTGGCAGCCGTACGCGGGTTAGCAGACCGGTGCACTTGGAAACCGGCGCGCCCGAAGACGCCCCGCGCACGACCACCATAAAGCTGAGGCTCGAAAGGAACCTCTTGAGGTGGCGTTTTGCGCAATCTAAGTGCAGAGCAGGCTGCTAAACCCGATCACTGATGAACAGTGACGGGACGAAGACTAGCGGCGAGATTGGGCGCAAAACAAGCACTTGGAATTGTCTCGGAAATTTCACTCAAGTGAAAGAGATGCATCTTTCAATTTTCTAAAAGAGCCACGCATTCCTCGTTGTTACCGCCGAATCTGTTGTTATTTGGGAATATTCCTACAAGCCCCCATTCAGACCCTCTGCCAAGCTCAATTGAGCGTCGTGCCGACAAGTTGTACGGCGAGAGAAATCTCAAGCACGAGGTCAGAGGCATGGCTACTGAAGCAAAGAAAAAAGGACTTACCTACCGCATTGGCTTCGTCTTTGGCGGGCTCTCGGCCCGCTACCGCAGATTTGAGGCGCCGATGCTGCGGTGGGCGATTGAGAAGGGCATGTCCGCCACGTTGGCGAGCTTGCTGAGTGGGCTGGTGCGGCTATCCCTGATCGGTGCTTTCCTGTATCTGGCGTTTTGGGTTGTGGTTGCAGTTATAGGCGTTATCCTTTGCAAGGAATTATTGCTGAACAGCTCAGGTGCAGAGGAAGAGGAACTAGTAGTGTTTAAGGCAGATGAGGTTTTTCCTGATCCTTATTCTCCTGAAAATATGAGTGATCCTGCTTTCTATCGTGAAATATAAATACCGGTTTCATTTTGAGCTGTATCTTTTGGCTAGGCTTCTTCCCGCTCTCTCAATAATGCCTTTTCCTTGGCCACCATGCTGTTGAGCGCTATTTGTTCCTTCTGCAAGACCTCGCAAGATTTGTCCAGATTGAAAGCCCACCCAGGTTAGCGAGGTCATCCAAAACGATGGGAGAGCGAGAAACATCGCTCCCATCACAATCCCCAGCAGAAAGTCAGCCTGCTCATTGTTCAACCCCATCAACGGGTTCAGGTTCGCATGCGGCGAACCGGACCCGTACAGGGCATCGAAGATGGTGCTGTCGAGCCAGCGCGCCAGCTGAAACCAGAAATCCACGAAGATCAGTGCGAACTGAACCACCGAGATAGTGACCAGCGCCTTCAGGTCATAGCTACCCAGCACCAGTACCAGCGGAATGCAGATCACCAGCGCCATCTTCAGGAACGCCATCACCATCGGCAGTGCCTGGCGCACCACGTCCATGGCCGGCATGTTGGTCAGGGTCCCCATGGTCGTCCCGACCGCCCCCGTCACCCGCGCCGCAAAATCAGGAACCGAAGGGCCGACCCGTCCCCCATAGTCGGTATAGACCTGCCCCTGGGTGACTTGCTGATTCCTCGGTGACACCAGTTGCCGAATCAGCGCGTCGTTCACTTTTTCCCGGTTGGAAAAAGTGGCCCACTTCACGAAGCGCTCCACCAAGGATTTATCCATCTCGGCAAGCACTCGCACCCTCAACCCTTGTTTTTCTTCAGTCCACCACTGATTGCACGTCGGGTAGCCACCGCCGTCTTTCACCTGGGCCAGGCCCGCGTCCCGCTTCGGGTCGTAGGGCCACTCTGCTCGCGGCGTCCTGGAGTGATAGGTGTCGTAGAAACCTTTCTGCTGCAAGAAATACTTGGAGCCAATCCAGTTGGTGTCATGGGTCTGCGCCTCTGTCAGTTTGGGCTGCATCATGAACAGCTTGGCCCGGGCATAGCCATAGCAATCGTTGGTGAAGTCCGCGACCTCCTGGGCCAGAAGCGGACTCTTCAGCCGGGAATTATTCACCTCCATCCGCATCTGCCGCAGATCCGTTCCACACGGGATGGCAGCCACGGCTGCACCACTGACCGCCTTGGACACCGAGTGCACGAAGAACCACCAGATGGGCACCTTGGCGCTCTGGTCGTTCAGGGTCGTGAAGGTCTTGCCCCATCCTGTGTTCTGGGGCAAGGGCTGTTGGTACTGGCACTGTTCCGAGCGGCTCTTGTCGAACTGCAGAGTATTCAGGCTAATGGTGATGAAGGGCACGCCGGCGAACATGATCACCGCCGCCGCCAACCACAAGCGATGTTCGATGCGGGCGCAGGCCGCCAGTACTGCATCAGCGCCACCCCCGTCCTCCCGTGCCCCGAACCACTCCTGCAGCATGATGACCAGGAAGGGCAGGGCGAAGAACCCTGAGTCCATCAGCGCATTCCAGATCCCGTTGCTGACCAGCCATCCCACCAGGGTCAGGTAGAACTCCAGGTAGTCGTTGGTGTAGAGCGTCATACCAACTCCTCCCAGAGGGCCAGGGCCCGCAACAGCTCGATCAACAGGATGCCCAGGACCGCGGTCAATTCGGCTTTTTTCAGGCGTTTGAGGGTGGCCGGCTGAACCTGAAGTGTCCGGCGGCGCAACCACACCCATGCCCAGGCAGTGACGCCGAAAAAGATCAGCCGGGCCGCCAGGAAAGACCAGTAGTTGTGGATCTGCCACTCCTGCCAGGCCGCGAAGCGCATGAAGGAAACACCGCCGATCGCCACAAGGCTCGCGATGAGTAGGCTCAGCAGCGCCAGTACCAACGGCACCAGGACAACCAGCCCCAGGATCCTGAGGTATCTGCGTGTGCCCAGGTTCATGGTTTCATCGCCTGTGCATGCAAGCACCGCGCTAAGGTGTAGCAGTACTCAACAGCGGGTGATGGCCTTGAAGGAGCGAGTACTCGCCAAGCAGCGCGGAGGGGGAAGAGTGGATACATAGCGAGGCTCCTGAAAGAGAAGCCTCAAATACTCCCCAAGGGTTTGCAGCGTCGCAGCAGGAAAACTGGATCAAGGTAAGCGCGATTGTTGCCGAATCAGGAGTAGAGTTTTCGTGCGGGCGATGCCAATGAACCTGAGGCGTGGCATCAGTGATCGGCCATCGCTCCAGCGTATGTTTCGCGTGAAAAGAGTGCTCAGGACGCAACGCGCGCAGACAGCGAAGTCCTGCCCCCCCCTGTATCTGTAGAAAGCGCCGCCACCGCCGATACACTCACGCCCAGATCCTTCGAGCCACTGCCCCATGAACCTCTCCGACGCTGTTCTGATCCTGCTGCTGGCCGCCCGTATTCACGGCACGGACGAAGCGGTGCGGGCCTCAGCCAAGAGCTGCGTGAAGAAGCTGCCCCGGTCCAAGCGCGAGCTGATCTACAACGTGATCAACAGCCGCAGCCCCATGGAGCTGATCGCGCTCATGGCCGAGAACCTCGAGGATTGAAAGCACCTGCCGGGCGAATATCTGATCCGCCATGCAGCGCGATGATCGGTGTCAGGTGCTCGAAGAGGGGACCTATTGAGCATTTCAAGGACAGGCGGGTAGGCGCTCACTACCCGCATCAACGAGATTTCTGGAATGAGTGATGCCTACACGGCCTACGAACATGCCAATCGCAATCAGGCAGAGATCGAAACCAGCAGCACCTGCGCCTGCGAAAGCCCGGCCATGGTGGCGGTTGTGGTAAATCCCAATGAGGGCAAGATCCGGATACCCGATTGCCAGTCGATCCTGGAGGTGCTTCGCCTGATCAGGCGTGGAGACCCCGAGTGGGCCGATCGCAGCGTTACGTTGTGCTTTCCTGGCCCAGCTGATGTCTGGGTGCTGGTCTACCCACGCTGGGAAAACAGTACCCCCTACTTTGACGTCCAATACACCCGTGACGAGCCCCCTCGCCAGGCGCTGGCCGGGCTGTTGGAGAGGTACCCGCAGTGCGCCGTTCTGGACTGGTCGCCCGGCCGACTGGCTTGCATCGAGGTCCTCGATGAAAGCCTGGAGACCCTCGCACAGATCATTCAGGACGTCGTTGAGGCGATCGGTGGCGAGCGCATCACGGCCATTGAGGCTTTCTACGAGCAAGCGGGCAGGGCGTAAGCCGTTCAGTCGAGAACAACCCTTGTAATGACACCCCATGAGGAAGGTTTCAACGTGAGCCTTGAGATGTTTTTGGAAGCCGATAGCGCACTCACCTTGCCGATCCTGGAGCAGGTTTTAGTTAAGGCGGGCGCGGAGGAAGTCTATTGGGAGGATGGCCTGCTGAAGGCCTACTTCACCTCAGGTATTTCAGTCTGGGCCGAGGAAAGGAACGAAGACTTCGAGCTCTACGCAGAGGATGCCAAGGGCATGGATTTTCCTGTCTCGGTGTACTGTAATCTCAGGATCAAAGGCCCCGAGCCGAAAGGTCATTCGAGCATGGAGGATCTGGACAACGTTGCCCAGGGCATCGCCCAAGCCTGCTCAGCATGCTTTGTGATCAGCTTCCAGTTCGAAACCACGGTGTACTGGCGGAACGCCGCCGGATTGCACCGCCAATGGACGCGAGGCTGATCACAACGGGATTCTCCTCGGGGACTTTGTCCACTTCATCCGCCAGCGCGACTGACCGTTCGGGCGGTGATGTAGGCAGGTCCTTGTTTGGAGGGGAATACGATGTTGTCGCTCTTTGTGAGTGCCCACCTCTGGAGTGTATGAAACGGTTTCAAATTGAGTCATCAGGCGATGCTGGTAGCTACTGCTACTGCTCGAAAAAACGAAGGTGGTCCACTGGGCGAAGCGCTCCCCTGATCCTGAGGCGCAGCTCGTCACGGGCACACTGCTGACTAGATGGCTTTGAGAAAACACTCAACGTTGCTTGAATACCACCAAACGTTCGCTGTCGGACCCGCCAAGAAACTATTCGACGTGCTTGCCTGCTCGCTTTATAGTTCCGTTTAGTGGAACAGGTGTGACCGCATGAGCGAATACGAAGTGAATGAGCACGGCGTTCCTCAGTATCCCAAGGGGCATGCTGGACGGCTGTTTGTGACCTTGGCCGCGATCGACCGCCTGGAGCGCGCGACGGCGACCAGTGTTGCAGCGTTGACGGGGCTCAGCAAAGGTAAGATCGACGACTACGTGCGAGTACTCAACGTGGAGTTTGGCACTCGTATTGTGAAACAAGGTCCCGAATTTCGAATTGAATCCTGGGGAGAGGTGTTGAAGCGAGCCGGTGTCAGAAAGGCGCTTCAGGCCTCCTTCGATGGGGCAAGACCGACGCTCACTCAAGCTCAGAATGATCGACAGGAAAGCTCATGAATATCAAGAAGCTGCACATAAAAGGCTTTAAGAGCTTGGCTGATTTTCAGCTCAAGGATGTCTCGCCGTTTCTGGTATTTGCCGGTGCCAATGGCTCTGGGAAAAGCAACATCGCCGATGCTCTGTCGTTCATGGGGGCTGTTGTTAAATTCGGTGCGTCACAGGCCAGAACTCAGTTCGGGGGCTTTTCTCAGATTCACTGTTACAAGTACCGCAAGGAACTGCGCACCAGCATCAGTTTCTCCATGGAGGTTGAGCTGGATGGGAGCGTCCACGATTACAGCCTCACGATCCGCTCCCTGGACAAGAAACCCCAGTTGTCCGAGACGTTGAAAGTGGATGGCAAACTGTTGATCGACCGTCGTCCGGGCGCGGATTTGAAAGTCCAGATGGGCGAATCGACGGGGCTCCAAAGCCTGCCTGACTACCCGCAGGATCTGGCGGCTCTGATGCTGTTGGGACAGAGCCCACTTCGTGCGTTTTTGACCAACACCAAGGTGTTCCGTATTGATCCGATGGCCGCGAAGGAACCGGATAGTTCAACCACCGATACCACCGAGCTGGACACACAAGGCAAGAATGTTGCGTCGATGCTTACCGTCCTTGAGAAGGATCCTGATTTCAGGGATCAAGTCTTGGAATGGATGGAGCTGATCGTCCCTGGAATGGAAAGCCTCTCGACCGAGAAGCAGCGGTTGGATGGGTCGACGGTCATTACCTTCAAGGAGTCTGGAACAAAAACACGTTTTCCGGCAAAGCTGGTATCAGATGGCACGATCTATGTGCTGTGCATTCTGACTGCGGTGCTCAGTCGTACGAGCAAGACGGGCATTACCATCATCGAGGAGCCGGAACGCGGTATTCACCCCAAGGCCATTGGTGAGCTGGTGCAATTGATGCGCGACAGCGCCTCTGTCAAACACCCCATTTTTCTGACCACGCACAGCGAGTCGATTGTCCGGAACCTGGAAACCCCAGAGCTGTATTTCGTCAGCAAGCAGGACGGTAAGACCCGCACACAAGCCGCTTCCAAAGCGGGAGTTAAGAAAGAGCAGATTCCGCTCGATACGGCCTGGCTGACCAACCTCTTTGATGGGGGGTTACCATGGTAAAGGCCGGTTTTATTGTGGAGGGCGCCAGCGAAAGAATCGTCGTTGAGTCCCAGGCGTTTAGAGCGCTATTGCAGTCCTGCGGCTACGAGTTGGTCACGCCAGTGGTCGATGCGAACGGTGGTGGGAATCTGCTGCCCCATAACATCGAAGCGTTTCTTGACCGATTGGATGAGGCAGGGGCAGAGGAGGTTTTCATCCTCACCGACTTGGAGGATGAGCTTCATGTGCGAACCGTCAGGGACCGCGTTGCCCATCAGCGCGTCCGATTTGCGTTTGTCGCCGTCAAGGCCCTAGAGGCATGGTTCCTGGCTGACACCCAGGCCATGAACGCCTGGTTAAAGACCGATGATTTTTTTGAAGACACTCCCGAGCAAACAGCAGAAAAACCATGGGAGAGGGTCAAGCAGGTCGCGGCAGAGCGAGGTGCTCGAGGGCCTGGTAACAAAGTCGCCTTTGCCAAAAAAGCCGTCACACACTGGGGATTCAGCGTCGAGCACTCATCGGCTCACCCCTCCTGCCCCAGTGCACGGGAGCTGATTGAGTTCCTTCGCAGTACTGGGTGAGTACTGCGCCGTAGATCATTCAGATCGGGGCCCAAGTTGGTGTTTACCGGCTTAGACCGCCATTGCGCGTTCGCGCAGCTCGCTGTTGAGGATGCGGTCGTTCTCGCTGTAGTCCACCGGGCAATCGATCACGTGCACGCCCGGGGTCTTGATGCAGTGCTCGAGCAGCGGCAGCAGGCCTTCGGCGCTTTCGACGCGGTGACCGTTGGCGCCATAGGCTTCGGCGTACTTGACGAAGTCCGGGTTGCCGTAGTCCAGGCCGAAGTCGGTGAAGCCCATGTTCGCCTGCTTCCAGCGGATCATGCCGTAGCCGTCGTCGCGCAGGACCACCACGGTCAGATTCATCTTCAGGCGTACCGCGGTTTCCAGTTCCTGGCTGTTCATCATGAAACCGCCGTCACCGCAGACCGACAGGATCGGCCGGTCTGGGTAGACCAGGTGCGCCGCCATCGCCGAGGGCAGGCCGGCGCCCATGGTCGCCAGGGCGTTGTCCAGCAGAACGGTGTTGGGCTTGTGGGCCTTGTAGTTGCGGGCGAACCAGATCTTGTAGATGCCGTTGTCCAGCGCGACGATGCCTTCGGACGGCAGCACGCGACGGATATCGGCCACCAGGCGCTGCGGGTAGACCGGGAAGCGGTTGTCGTCGGCGCCTTCGGCGATCTGCGCTTCGTTGGCCTCGCGGATCGCCATCAGGCGGCTGAAGTCCCAGTGCGGGTTGTCGCCCAGCGCTTCGCCGATCTGCCAGACGGCGTTGGCGATGTCGCCGATCACTTCGATCTGCGGGAAGTACACCGCATCGACTTCGGCGGAGCGGAAGTTGATGTGAATGACTTCGGTACCGCCACGGACCATGAAGAATGGCGGCTTCTCGATCACGTCGTGACCGATGTTGACGATCAGGTCGGCGGCCTCGACCGCGCGGTGGACGAAGTCACCGGAGGACAGCGCGGCGTTGCCGAGAAAGCGCGGGTGACGCTCGTCGACCACGCCCTTGCCCATCTGGGTGGTGATGAACGGGATGCCGGTCTGGTCGATCAGTTGCTTGAGCACCTTGGCGGTCATCTTGCGGTTGGCGCCGGCGCCGATCACCAGGATCGGGCTGCGGGCCTTCTGCAGTTTCTCGACGGCGGCCTCGACCGCCTTGTGCTCGGCCAGCGGACGGCGGTGCAGGCTCGGCGGGATCGGCATCGAGTCGGTCTGCTCGGCGGCGATGTCTTCCGGCAGTTCCAGGTGCACGGCGCCCGGCTTCTCTTCCTCGGCCAGACGGAAGGCTTCGCGCATGCGCGCCGGGATGTTGTCGGCCGAGGCGAACTGGTGGGTGTACTTGGTGATCGGGTCCATCATGCCGCAGACGTCGATGATCTGGAACCGGCCCTGCTTGGACTTCTTGATCGGCTTCTGGCCGGTGATCATCATCATCGGCATGCCGCCCAGGTAGGCGTAGGCGCTGGCGGTCACCAGGTTGGTGGCACCGGGGCCGAGGGTCGACAGGCTGACGCCGGTCTTGCCGGTCAGGCGGCCATAGGTGGCGGCCATGAAGCCGGCGGACTGTTCATGACGGGTCAGGACCAGCTTGATCGGCGACTTGCGCAGCGACTCCAGCAGGTCGAGGTTTTCCTCGCCAGGAATGCCGAACACATACTCGACACCTTCGTTTTCCAGGCATTGCACAACGACATCGGCGGCCTTGGCCATCTTGCTTATTACCTCAGTGATCACGGTTGGAAGCAGGTGAGACGCACCTGCAGGCGTTCGACCTCAGCGAGGTGCGCTGAGGTCTGTTTGTCCGCTGGCGAGTAACGCGCCTCGGACGAACCCCTCGGCAAGTCGTCGCTCGACGAAATCCCGTATATAGGCGGCTCCCGCATTACGGCCGCGAGGAACCGCGACTGCTTGGCGGATAGCGGTGAACGCTCCCTGTATTACCCGATAATTCGGGTTCTTGGCTGCGACTTGCTCCAGCGGTTGTCTTACGCCGGCGGCAGCATCCAGGCCTAGGTCCATGAAGAACTCTACAGCGCCCGCCGATGTTTCAACTCTGTGCAGCTCGGCATGTTGCAAGGTGCGTGACAGGTACAGGTCGTATGCCGCGCCGTTGCCTACCGCAAGCCGAAGTCCAGGTTGATCAAGGTCCTCGATCGTTGAATAGGGGGCATCGGCTTTAACCAGATAGGTCCCCTCGATCAGAACGTAGGGTTCGCTGAAGCTGATCTGAGCGGCGCGGACAGGCTCGATAGCCAGGAAGGCGAGCGTCCATGCATTCTCCTCAAGTGCAGCGAATACCTTGCCGGCTGCGTCGTACGTGCGCAGCTCAAGACCTACGCCCAGTTCATCAGCCAGCGACTTGGCCAACGCTACAGACACTCCATGCGGCTCTCCGTCAGCGCCTGGCTGAGCCAGCACGGGATTACCGAAGTTGATCGCGGCACGCAGGATGCCATTGGGCGCCAGGTCGTTGAGGACCTGCTGGGCGATAGGGCTCATGCCTTCTCCAGGGTTAGAAAATGGGGCGTGTCTAGGGCACGATCAGGCGGTTTAAAGCATCGAGCGATGCTTGGACTGGCCAGCACCGTCACGCAAATCGCGGTTGATGTTGAAGTTCGTCGTTTGCAAGGTGACCTTGCTGTCGTCGATAAAGCCATCCCCATAGGCGGTAGGTGCGGCTAGGTAAGGAGTCGCGGCAAGAAGCTCGCAACCCATCTTGTTTTTGTTATGCATGTGCTACTCCGCGGGGTATAGGCGTGTCTCCCGGCACGCCAGGATCAGGAAACAGTGAGGTTCAGACGGTGCGGAAAACCAGGCAGACCGGGCTGCCGGTCTCGATCTGATGTTCCAGCAAAGTCAGTTCGCCTTTCGGGCTAATGGAGAAGGTCTTGATGTTGTCACTGTCTTCGTTGGCGACGAACAGGAAACGTCCGTTAGGGGAGGCCGTCATGAAGCGGGGCTTCTTGCCTTGGCTAGGTACGTTGCCGATCGGGTTGATCTTGCCGGTGGGCTGATCCACCGAAAAAATGGTCACGCTGTCATGCCCGCGATTGGAGGAGAACAAATGTACTCCGTCCGGTGCCATGACCAGTGCTGCTGCACGGCTGTCCCCTACAAAGTCCTGAGGCAGGGCCGAGACCACCTGGAATGGAACCAGGGAGCCGTCGTTCTGGTTGTAGCGGTAGCTGGTGATTGTGCTGTCCAGCTCATTTACCACGTAGGCAAAAGAACCGGTGGGAGAGAACACTACATGCCGGGGGCCAGCACCTTCGCGTGCCTTGATTTCATGAGCCAGTTCAGGTTTCAGCGTACTCCCTTGCTGTTTCAAATCGAACACGAAGACTTTATCTAGCCCTTTGTCCGGCACCACCAGGTAACGACCCGATGGGTCGCGTGGGATCATGTGCGGGTGGGAGCTGGTCTGTTCGATCTTATGGGGGCCAGGGTTGCCCGGAAGGTCGTATTTGCTGATGACCGGTTGCAGGCGGCCGTCTGTATCGAACGGCAGAATGACAATGCTGCCGGTGGCATAGTTGGCCACCGCGAGGAATTTGTTGCTTTTGTCCACGGTAAGGTGGACGGGGTTGTTCCCTTCGCAACTGACCGAGCTCACGTGGGTGAGCGTTCCGTTGCCTGGTTCGATCTGGAATGAGCTGACAATGGACTGATCACCATGCACGCAGAACAGCAAGCGTTGGGTTTGGTCGAGACATAAGAAGGAGGGGTTGTTCAGATCGCCGACGGTTTGAATAAGTTCGCAGCGACCTGTCTGTGGATCATGGCGATAAACCGTGATGCCTGCGCCGCGTGCGTTTCGCTCGCGAGTGGTTCTGGAACCCACATAGACCATTTGAGTTTTGTTCGAGTTGGCAGGCTGCATAGGGTTCTTCTCAGGTCCTGATTTGGCATCTGCCGCTCCCGCGCCGAGGCCCAGAAAGGTTGCCGCAGCGACGATGGAAGTTGAAGAGAGCAGCGTGCGTCGAGTAATGACGGGTGAACGCGGTGTTGGGCGCATAGCAAAATCTCATCGTTGTTTTTGTTGTGATGAGTACCGCCGACCTTCGCCGGTCGGCGGTAGCGGATCAATCAGTACTTCGAAGGTGCGAGAACCCAGCCTTCCATCAGGCGGCGTGCACTGCGGCTCATGACGGCCTTGTCCACGATCCAGTTGCCATCGACTTGAGTGGTCTGCGCGCCAACGGCGACGGTACCGGCGGTGTGGCCCATGTTGACTTGGCGTTCGCCGATGTCGCCGACGATCCGATTGACCAGCGTGCCTTCCAGGGCGGCTGCCACGGCAACGGCTACAGCGCCAGTGCCGGTAATTGCGTGATGCAATTTGCCCATGGAGAGGATGCGAGCGATCACATCGATCTCGGCGGCTTCGACCGTCTTGCCACCGGCAGCTGCGTAGGTTTGCGGTGGAGCCACCAGGCACAGCTTAGGTGTATGGGGTCGAAGGCGCGTTGCTTCCTCGGCGCTAGCCGCCAGCCCCATGGCCACGGTGCAGTGTGCACGGATGGTTTCCAGCGACTGCAGCAGCTCGGCGTTGCCGTTGACCTGATCCTGGGTCTCGGTCCCGGTCAGGCCAACGCGCTGGGAGTCGACGAAGATCGTCGGGTTGCCGGCGTTGAGCAGCGTTGCTGGCAAGCCCGGGAAGCCCGGAATATCCAGCTCATCCACGACATTGCCGGTTGGCAGAATGCTGCCGCCCGAACCGCCGGGCTGAAGGAATTCCACGACGATTTCGGCTGCAGGGAAGGCGACGCCATCGAGCACGAAATCACCTTCTTCAACGACCTCGCCATCCTTCATCGGGACATGGGCGATGATGCGTTTCTGAATATTGGCCTGCCAGATGCGGATGGTGGCGATGCCGTCACGAGGTGCATCGACGAGCCCTTGGCGAATGGCGAAAGGACCGACGGCTGCACTCAGATTGCCGCAGTTGCCGGACCAGTCGACCACTGGATTTTCGATGGCTGGTGCGCCGAACAGGTAGTCGACATCGCAGTCGGTGCGTCCCGACTTGCCGATAATGACGACCTTGCTGGAGCTGGAGGTGGCGGCACCCATGCCGTCGATCTGTTTGCCGTATGGGTCCGGGCTGCCAATGACCCGCAGCATCAGAGCATCGCGCTCAGGGCCGGCGGCAGGGACGTCCTGCTCAAGGAAAAAGACGCCTTTGCTGGTACCGCCGCGCATGAAGACGGCAGGGATTCGAACTTGGGTCATTACACGGCTCCTTCCAGTTGTTTCGCTTGTGCAGCCTGTTCCATGCTCTCGACCAGCAGCTGCGGCAGCAGGCCGCCGCGGCGGAAGTAGCGCACGTCTTCGTGCGTATCCAGACGGCTGGTGACGCTCACGTTTTCAGTACTGCCGTCTTCGCGCTCGATGACGAGTCGCAGCGTGTCGCCCGGAGCGAAAGCGTCATTGATGCCTTCCACCGAGAATTTCTCGTGCCCCGTCAGGCCGAGGGTTTTACGGGTCACGCCTTCCGGGAACTGCAGCGGCAGAATGCCCAGGCCGGCCAGGTTGGTGCGGTGGATGCGCTCGAAGCTCTCGGCAACGACCACGCGTACGCCCAGAAGGCGAGGGCCTTTGGCCGCCCAGTCACGCGACGAACCGCTGCCGTACTCTTTACCTGCCACGACGATCAGCGGCTGCTTACGCTTGGCATAAGCTTGTGCGGCTTCGAAT of the Pseudomonas vanderleydeniana genome contains:
- a CDS encoding acetolactate synthase large subunit, with the translated sequence MAKAADVVVQCLENEGVEYVFGIPGEENLDLLESLRKSPIKLVLTRHEQSAGFMAATYGRLTGKTGVSLSTLGPGATNLVTASAYAYLGGMPMMMITGQKPIKKSKQGRFQIIDVCGMMDPITKYTHQFASADNIPARMREAFRLAEEEKPGAVHLELPEDIAAEQTDSMPIPPSLHRRPLAEHKAVEAAVEKLQKARSPILVIGAGANRKMTAKVLKQLIDQTGIPFITTQMGKGVVDERHPRFLGNAALSSGDFVHRAVEAADLIVNIGHDVIEKPPFFMVRGGTEVIHINFRSAEVDAVYFPQIEVIGDIANAVWQIGEALGDNPHWDFSRLMAIREANEAQIAEGADDNRFPVYPQRLVADIRRVLPSEGIVALDNGIYKIWFARNYKAHKPNTVLLDNALATMGAGLPSAMAAHLVYPDRPILSVCGDGGFMMNSQELETAVRLKMNLTVVVLRDDGYGMIRWKQANMGFTDFGLDYGNPDFVKYAEAYGANGHRVESAEGLLPLLEHCIKTPGVHVIDCPVDYSENDRILNSELRERAMAV
- a CDS encoding transporter substrate-binding domain-containing protein → MSPIAQQVLNDLAPNGILRAAINFGNPVLAQPGADGEPHGVSVALAKSLADELGVGLELRTYDAAGKVFAALEENAWTLAFLAIEPVRAAQISFSEPYVLIEGTYLVKADAPYSTIEDLDQPGLRLAVGNGAAYDLYLSRTLQHAELHRVETSAGAVEFFMDLGLDAAAGVRQPLEQVAAKNPNYRVIQGAFTAIRQAVAVPRGRNAGAAYIRDFVERRLAEGFVRGALLASGQTDLSAPR
- a CDS encoding lactonase family protein, whose translation is MRPTPRSPVITRRTLLSSTSIVAAATFLGLGAGAADAKSGPEKNPMQPANSNKTQMVYVGSRTTRERNARGAGITVYRHDPQTGRCELIQTVGDLNNPSFLCLDQTQRLLFCVHGDQSIVSSFQIEPGNGTLTHVSSVSCEGNNPVHLTVDKSNKFLAVANYATGSIVILPFDTDGRLQPVISKYDLPGNPGPHKIEQTSSHPHMIPRDPSGRYLVVPDKGLDKVFVFDLKQQGSTLKPELAHEIKAREGAGPRHVVFSPTGSFAYVVNELDSTITSYRYNQNDGSLVPFQVVSALPQDFVGDSRAAALVMAPDGVHLFSSNRGHDSVTIFSVDQPTGKINPIGNVPSQGKKPRFMTASPNGRFLFVANEDSDNIKTFSISPKGELTLLEHQIETGSPVCLVFRTV
- the prpF gene encoding 2-methylaconitate cis-trans isomerase PrpF; this encodes MTQVRIPAVFMRGGTSKGVFFLEQDVPAAGPERDALMLRVIGSPDPYGKQIDGMGAATSSSSKVVIIGKSGRTDCDVDYLFGAPAIENPVVDWSGNCGNLSAAVGPFAIRQGLVDAPRDGIATIRIWQANIQKRIIAHVPMKDGEVVEEGDFVLDGVAFPAAEIVVEFLQPGGSGGSILPTGNVVDELDIPGFPGLPATLLNAGNPTIFVDSQRVGLTGTETQDQVNGNAELLQSLETIRAHCTVAMGLAASAEEATRLRPHTPKLCLVAPPQTYAAAGGKTVEAAEIDVIARILSMGKLHHAITGTGAVAVAVAAALEGTLVNRIVGDIGERQVNMGHTAGTVAVGAQTTQVDGNWIVDKAVMSRSARRLMEGWVLAPSKY